One region of Astyanax mexicanus isolate ESR-SI-001 chromosome 15, AstMex3_surface, whole genome shotgun sequence genomic DNA includes:
- the dhx32a gene encoding DEAD/H (Asp-Glu-Ala-Asp/His) box polypeptide 32a isoform X1 codes for MALSCSEEEQELSSRCLEECKGCEEVLGFGDDLELNRFDGLPHSSRFYSLLQERQQLPVWSSRAEFLQNLKTNQILLLSASCRSGRSSQVPQWCAEFCLEVRYQHGVVVCSQVQGRQAVELALRVADEMDVNIGHEVGYSVPLQNCCSSDTILRFCTDDVLLRELMSDPLLEHYGVVVIDQAHERTVSTDLLLGLLKEVLLQRPELRVVVLSVPPASETFLQHYGEVPHLRVETPSSAEVVYSSGGRAENFYSALRLVLEVHRAKEPGDLAVFLASEQEVICACSLLVKEAARLSSALGELVPVALCPGQPGICPPITENHYRSRKVFLSCSQSEDMFWSVDTVNFVIDTGVEKRYVYNPRIRSSSEVIRPISRCRAEIRKQLSGSTGKCFCLYPEEAELPAEIPARILEANITSTVLFLKRMEVAGLGRCDFISRPDPEGLMQALEELDYLAALDDDGNLSEIGIIMSEFPLDPQMAKALLASCEFDCVNEVLTIAAMLAAPSCFLEPPFGFETEAMKSHMKLHHPEGDHFTLINIYNAFKRSQRETHVLQEKWCQDFFLCCSALRAADAVRDELTDILRRLELPLSEPAFGTKTNTLNIKRALLSGYFMQVARDVDGSGNYFMLSNKHLAQVHPLSAYGSRAQKLGLPEWVLFHEYTLSDLNCIRTVTHIQPELFIQMAPQYFFYNLPSSEGKELLQNILDSEGSRTLKRRQKNQPVITEPPKEPEESQSSDRCVIQ; via the exons ATGGCGCTGAGCTGCAGTGAGGAGGAGCAGGAGCTCAGCTCTCGGTGTTTGGAGGAGTGTAAGGGGTGTGAGGAGGTGTTGGGGTTTGGAGATGATCTGGAGCTGAACCGGTTCGACGGGCTCCCGCACTCCTCCCGGTTTTACTCCCTCCTGCAGGAGCGGCAGCAGCTTCCGGTCTGGAGCAGCAGAGCAGAGTTCCTGCAGAACCTGAAGACCAATCAGATCCTCCTGCTCTCCGCCTCCTGCAGGAGCGGCAGGAGCTCTCAG gttcctCAGTGGTGTGCGGAGTTCTGTCTGGAGGTGAGGTATCAGCACGGCGTGGTGGTGTGTAGTCAGGTTCAGGGGAGGCAGGCGGTTGAGCTGGCGCTGCGCGTGGCTGATGAGATGGATGTGAATATCGGTCATGAGGTGGGATACAGCGTACCTCTCCAGAACTGCTGCTCCAGCGACACCATCCTCAG gtTCTGCACTGATGACGTTCTCCTCAGGGAACTGATGTCAGACCCGTTGTTGGAGCACTATGGCGTAGTGGTGATAGACCAGGCTCATGAACGCACTGTGAGCACAGACCTGCTGCTGGGTCTGCTTAAAGAGGTTCTCCTGCAGCGTCCAGAGCTCAGAGTGGTGGTGCTCTCCGTCCCTCCGGCCTCTGAGACGTTCCTCCAGCACTACGGGGAGGTTCCTCACCTGCGGGTGGAGACCCCCAGCTCTGCTGAGGTGGTGTACAGCAGCGGGGGCAGAGCGGAGAACTTCTACTCTGCGCTGAGGCTGGTGCTGGAGGTCCACAGAGCTAAAGAACCGGGAGACCTGGCGGTGTTCCTCGCCTCGGAACAG gaggtAATCTGTGCCTGCAGTCTGCTGGTTAAGGAGGCGGCGAGGTTAAGCAGTGCTCTTGGAGAGCTGGTGCCGGTGGCTCTGTGCCCGGGTCAGCCTGGCATCTGCCCACCAATCACAGAAAACCATTATAGGAGCCGAAAGGTCTTTCTCTcctgcagccaatcagaagacATGTTTTGGTCAGTGGACACGGTGAATTTTGTGATTGACACTGGAGTTGAGAAGAGATAT GTGTATAATCCACGTATCAGATCCAGTTCTGAGGTGATCAGACCCATCAGTAGATGTCGGGCGGAGATCCGTAAACAGCTGTCCGGCTCGACAG GGAAGTGTTTCTGCCTGTATCCTGAGGAGGCGGAGCTTCCCGCGGAGATTCCTGCTCGGATACTGGAGGCGAACATCACCTCCACTGTTCTGTTCTTAAAGAGGATGGAGGTGGCCGGACTCGGACGCTGTGACTTCATCAGCAGACCAG ATCCTGAAGGTTTGATGCAGGCGTTGGAAGAGTTGGATTATCTGGCAGCGCTGGATGATGATGGAAACCTGTCTGAGATCGGGATCATCATGTCAGAGTTTCCGTTGGACCCTCAGATGGCTAAAGCTCTTCTGGCCTCCTGCGAGTTTGATTGTGTCAATGAAGTGTTAACTATTGCTGCAATGCTGGCAG CTCCCAGCTGCTTCCTGGAGCCGCCTTTTGGTTTTGAAACAGAAGCTATGAAATCCCACATGAAGCTCCATCACCCAGAGGGAGACCATTTCACCCTGATCAACATCTACAACGCTTTCAAACGCAGCCAGAGAGAGACGC atgtccTGCAGGAGAAATGGTGTCAGGACTTTTTCCTGTGCTGTTCGGCTCTTCGGGCTGCAGACGCAGTGCGGGACGAGCTGACGGATATCCTGAGAAGACTCGAGCTCCCGCTCTCTGAACCCGCATTCGGCACCAAGACCAACACTCTGAATATAAAGAGAGCGCTGCTGTCGGGATACTTCATGCAG GTTGCTCGAGATGTGGACGGTTCGGGGAATTACTTCATGCTGAGTAATAAACACCTGGCGCAGGTTCACCCGCTCTCTGCTTACGGATCCAGAGCTCAGAAACTGGGTCTGCCTGAGTGGGTTCTGTTTCACGAGTACACCCTGTCTGATCTCAACTGCATTCGCACCGTCACTCACATCCAGCCCGAGCT GTTCATTCAAATGGCACCACAGTATTTCTTCTATAATCTGCCCTCTAGTGAGGGGAAGGAGCTCCTGCAGAACATTTTGGACAGTGAAGGGTCCAGAACCCTGAAGAGGAGGCAGAAGAACCAGCCTGTGATCACAGAGCCGCCAAAAGAACCAGAGGAGTCCCAGTCTTCCGATAGATGTGTGATACAGTGA
- the dhx32a gene encoding DEAD/H (Asp-Glu-Ala-Asp/His) box polypeptide 32a isoform X2, whose translation MDVNIGHEVGYSVPLQNCCSSDTILRFCTDDVLLRELMSDPLLEHYGVVVIDQAHERTVSTDLLLGLLKEVLLQRPELRVVVLSVPPASETFLQHYGEVPHLRVETPSSAEVVYSSGGRAENFYSALRLVLEVHRAKEPGDLAVFLASEQEVICACSLLVKEAARLSSALGELVPVALCPGQPGICPPITENHYRSRKVFLSCSQSEDMFWSVDTVNFVIDTGVEKRYVYNPRIRSSSEVIRPISRCRAEIRKQLSGSTGKCFCLYPEEAELPAEIPARILEANITSTVLFLKRMEVAGLGRCDFISRPDPEGLMQALEELDYLAALDDDGNLSEIGIIMSEFPLDPQMAKALLASCEFDCVNEVLTIAAMLAAPSCFLEPPFGFETEAMKSHMKLHHPEGDHFTLINIYNAFKRSQRETHVLQEKWCQDFFLCCSALRAADAVRDELTDILRRLELPLSEPAFGTKTNTLNIKRALLSGYFMQVARDVDGSGNYFMLSNKHLAQVHPLSAYGSRAQKLGLPEWVLFHEYTLSDLNCIRTVTHIQPELFIQMAPQYFFYNLPSSEGKELLQNILDSEGSRTLKRRQKNQPVITEPPKEPEESQSSDRCVIQ comes from the exons ATGGATGTGAATATCGGTCATGAGGTGGGATACAGCGTACCTCTCCAGAACTGCTGCTCCAGCGACACCATCCTCAG gtTCTGCACTGATGACGTTCTCCTCAGGGAACTGATGTCAGACCCGTTGTTGGAGCACTATGGCGTAGTGGTGATAGACCAGGCTCATGAACGCACTGTGAGCACAGACCTGCTGCTGGGTCTGCTTAAAGAGGTTCTCCTGCAGCGTCCAGAGCTCAGAGTGGTGGTGCTCTCCGTCCCTCCGGCCTCTGAGACGTTCCTCCAGCACTACGGGGAGGTTCCTCACCTGCGGGTGGAGACCCCCAGCTCTGCTGAGGTGGTGTACAGCAGCGGGGGCAGAGCGGAGAACTTCTACTCTGCGCTGAGGCTGGTGCTGGAGGTCCACAGAGCTAAAGAACCGGGAGACCTGGCGGTGTTCCTCGCCTCGGAACAG gaggtAATCTGTGCCTGCAGTCTGCTGGTTAAGGAGGCGGCGAGGTTAAGCAGTGCTCTTGGAGAGCTGGTGCCGGTGGCTCTGTGCCCGGGTCAGCCTGGCATCTGCCCACCAATCACAGAAAACCATTATAGGAGCCGAAAGGTCTTTCTCTcctgcagccaatcagaagacATGTTTTGGTCAGTGGACACGGTGAATTTTGTGATTGACACTGGAGTTGAGAAGAGATAT GTGTATAATCCACGTATCAGATCCAGTTCTGAGGTGATCAGACCCATCAGTAGATGTCGGGCGGAGATCCGTAAACAGCTGTCCGGCTCGACAG GGAAGTGTTTCTGCCTGTATCCTGAGGAGGCGGAGCTTCCCGCGGAGATTCCTGCTCGGATACTGGAGGCGAACATCACCTCCACTGTTCTGTTCTTAAAGAGGATGGAGGTGGCCGGACTCGGACGCTGTGACTTCATCAGCAGACCAG ATCCTGAAGGTTTGATGCAGGCGTTGGAAGAGTTGGATTATCTGGCAGCGCTGGATGATGATGGAAACCTGTCTGAGATCGGGATCATCATGTCAGAGTTTCCGTTGGACCCTCAGATGGCTAAAGCTCTTCTGGCCTCCTGCGAGTTTGATTGTGTCAATGAAGTGTTAACTATTGCTGCAATGCTGGCAG CTCCCAGCTGCTTCCTGGAGCCGCCTTTTGGTTTTGAAACAGAAGCTATGAAATCCCACATGAAGCTCCATCACCCAGAGGGAGACCATTTCACCCTGATCAACATCTACAACGCTTTCAAACGCAGCCAGAGAGAGACGC atgtccTGCAGGAGAAATGGTGTCAGGACTTTTTCCTGTGCTGTTCGGCTCTTCGGGCTGCAGACGCAGTGCGGGACGAGCTGACGGATATCCTGAGAAGACTCGAGCTCCCGCTCTCTGAACCCGCATTCGGCACCAAGACCAACACTCTGAATATAAAGAGAGCGCTGCTGTCGGGATACTTCATGCAG GTTGCTCGAGATGTGGACGGTTCGGGGAATTACTTCATGCTGAGTAATAAACACCTGGCGCAGGTTCACCCGCTCTCTGCTTACGGATCCAGAGCTCAGAAACTGGGTCTGCCTGAGTGGGTTCTGTTTCACGAGTACACCCTGTCTGATCTCAACTGCATTCGCACCGTCACTCACATCCAGCCCGAGCT GTTCATTCAAATGGCACCACAGTATTTCTTCTATAATCTGCCCTCTAGTGAGGGGAAGGAGCTCCTGCAGAACATTTTGGACAGTGAAGGGTCCAGAACCCTGAAGAGGAGGCAGAAGAACCAGCCTGTGATCACAGAGCCGCCAAAAGAACCAGAGGAGTCCCAGTCTTCCGATAGATGTGTGATACAGTGA
- the LOC103037986 gene encoding protein BCCIP homolog, with product MASFAKRRAVGAGEEPEEERDSGESGEEESGESEEEEEINEEVVVDFEAHTISDNDFNGVKKLMQQLFLKAHVNTSELTDLIIQQNHIGSVIRQAEVPDDSDDEDPDEVFGFISIVNLTERKGLECVEQVKELVLGQCEKLCPAAVLEQFEKVLHDSSQAVGLLLSERFINVPPQIALPLYKQLLDELAEAQRTNKPSGRCHYCLLISKTCQEVRRSVPARGPPKEELLFVNAEEEFFYEQAVAKFNYSVQEEADSCLSGRWSFDDVPMKPLRTVSLIPMDRMPVILDKLKEYLTV from the exons ATGGCCTCATTTGCGAAGCGGCGCGCGGTAGGAGCGGGAGAGGAGCCGGAGGAGGAGCGGGATTCCGGGGAGAGCGGAGAGGAGGAGAGCGGGGagtcggaggaggaggaggagattaaTGAG GAGGTTGTTGTGGATTTTGAAGCTCACACTATATCTGATAACGATTTTAATGGGGTTAAGAAGTTGATGCAGCAG CTTTTCCTGAAGGCACATGTCAACACCTCTGAGCTGACAGACCTCATTATCCAGCAGAATCACATTGGCAGTGTGATCAGG cAAGCCGAGGTGCCGGACGACAGCGACGATGAGGATCCAGATGAGGTGTTTGGATTCATCAGCATCGTCAATCTGACGGAGAGGAAG GGGCTGGAGTGTGTGGAGCAGGTGAAGGAGCTGGTGTTGGGTCAGTGTGAGAAGCTCTGCCCGGCCGCTGTGTTGGAGCAGTTTGAGAAAGTTCTGCACGATTCGTCTCAGGCTGTCGGGCTGCTGCTCAGCGAACGCTTCATCAACGTCCCGCCGCAGATCGCCCTGCCTCTCTACAAACAGCTACT TGATGAGCTGGCCGAGGCTCAGAGGACCAATAAACCCAGTGGAAGATGCCACTACTGTCTCCTCATCAGTAAAACGTGTCAGGAGGTCAGGAGGAGTGTTCCTGCTCGAGGTCCTCCTAAAGAGGAGCTTCTGTTTGTTAACGCAGAGGAGGAGTTCTTTTATGAG CAAGCTGTGGCCAAGTTTAACTACTCGGTCCAGGAGGAGGCGGATTCATGTCTCTCGGGACGATGGTCGTTCGATGATGTTCCCATGAAGCCCCTGCGGACGGTCTCTCTGATACCCATGGACAGAATGCCAGTGATTTTAGACAAGCTGAAGGAGTACCTCACTGTCTGA